The Medicago truncatula cultivar Jemalong A17 chromosome 4, MtrunA17r5.0-ANR, whole genome shotgun sequence genome includes a region encoding these proteins:
- the LOC11414535 gene encoding gamma-interferon-responsive lysosomal thiol protein has product MKMPSLLGSIHPRSFFFCFILLPILLLLLVAPSSSSTSSKNEKKVTMSIYYESLCPYSADFIVNHLVKLFQTNLISIVNLKMVPWGNARIATNGTFVCQHGNDECLLNSIEACTIKAYADVEHHFRFIHCLESLTIEGRYNEWFNCIRMTGLGALPILNCYKSRKGISIEQKFAKETAQLNPPHTFVPWVVVNNHALQEDYQNFVTYICKAYKGSLKPDACRSVSTRTYYDSDAKSNSFHHGCYVDEAKNMSILATNHQIN; this is encoded by the exons ATGAAAATGCCTTCTCTTTTAGGTTCTATTCATCCACGctcattcttcttttgtttCATCCTTCTTCCAATTTTGCTATTGCTATTAGTAgcaccttcttcttcatcaacttcCTCTAAAAATGAGAAGAAAGTAACCATGTCAATCTACTATGAAAGTCTATGCCCTTATTCTGCTGATTTCATAGTGAACCATCTTGTGAAGCTCTTTCAAACCAATCTCATTTCAATTGTGAATCTTAAAATGGTCCCTTGGGGAAATGCTAGGATTGCAACTAATGGCACTTTTGTTTGTCAg CATGGAAATGATGAATGCTTGCTAAACTCGATCGAGGCCTGCACCATTAAAGCATATGCAGACGTG GAACATCATTTCAGATTTATACACTGCTTGGAGAGTCTAACCATAGAGGGTCGATATAATGAATGGTTTAATTGCATCCGAATGACTGGGTTGGGCGCATTGCCTATATTAAATTGTTACAAAAGTCGCAAGGGAATATCT ATTGAACAAAAATTTGCTAAGGAAACTGCTCAGCTTAATCCTCCTCATACATTTGTTCCATGGGTGGTTGTCAACAACCATGCACTTCAAGAG GACTACCAAAATTTTGTGACATATATTTGCAAGGCATACAAGGGAAGTTTGAAACCAGATGCTTGTAGATCAGTTTCAACAAGAACTTATTATGACTCGGATGCAAAATCCAACTCCTTTCATCATGGTTGCTATGTAGATGAAGCCAAAAATATGTCCATACTTGCCACtaatcaccaaattaattaa
- the LOC120575724 gene encoding gamma-interferon-responsive lysosomal thiol protein → MGSPKLPITIVIPLILLFFTYDSKGASYDTSGSQIKPVDYEKVNLSVYYESLSNSSAVFIVKNLREIFNNDLIDIVNLQLVPWANSHVNQTNNAISCQNGPDECELNSLAACALNIWPNVDEHYSLINCFEFLAIERNIKMWQDDCLKQLGLPLEPFMNCFNRGNGTEFGQKYIDETAKLDPPHSFVPWVVVNNQPIEKDYENFTDYVCKAYKGAAIPAVCNVH, encoded by the exons atgggttCTCCAAAATTACCGATCACTATAGTAATACcattaattcttttattttttacctaTGATTCCAAGGGTGCATCTTATGATACTTCTGGTTCACAGATTAAACCAGTTGATTATGAGAAAGTAAATTTATCAGTCTACTATGAAAGTCTAAGCAATTCTTCTGCAGTTTTCATTGTTAAGAATCTTAGGGAAATATTCAACAATGATCTCATTGACATTGTCAATCTTCAGTTAGTACCATGGGCCAATTCTCATGTCAATCAAACCAACAATGCCATTTCATGTcag AATGGACCAGATGAATGTGAGCTAAATTCTTTGGCAGCATGTGCCCTCAATATTTGGCCTAATGTG GATGAACATTATAGTTTGATTAATTGCTTTGAGTTTCTGGCAATTGAGAGAAATATCAAGATGTGGCAGGATGACTGTTTAAAGCAACTGGGTTTGCCTTTGGAGCCTTTTATGAATTGCTTTAATAGAGGAAATGGAACAGag tttggacaaaaatatattgatgaaACAGCAAAACTAGATCCACCTCATTCTTTTGTGCCATGGGTGGTGGTGAACAATCAACCTATTGAAAAA GACTATGAAAATTTTACAGACTATGTTTGCAAGGCTTATAAAGGCGCTGCTATTCCAGCAGTTTGCAATGTTCATTGA